A single genomic interval of Centropristis striata isolate RG_2023a ecotype Rhode Island chromosome 8, C.striata_1.0, whole genome shotgun sequence harbors:
- the LOC131976682 gene encoding C-type lectin domain family 7 member A-like, which produces MEEELTYVTVNFKKNCISKHEKPNELEIIYDEVKTWTEQTLDTKPAIPDDEKRAPLCTLLHLVAAGLGIICIILLLVVVILSIHFSSALSENTNLTAQKLQLWTEMTELGRQTEELTRQRDGLNWTMEVIMEHKNFPVEAYCPQKVCKPCMDGWVPFQSKCYFFSTSISYYDWKSWHESRIECRRLGGDLVVIESQEEQEFINNHTIDYNDEMHGYWLGLSKTEGTWAWVDRSNFTVTYWTPQHSEYYKSCGLSQPRKEPLANWLKVSCEMWNRWICETRALIKPD; this is translated from the exons ATGGAGGAAGAACTGACTTACGTGACGGTGAATTTCAAGAAGAACTGTATTTCTAAACACG agaAACCAAATGAACTGGAAATAATCTACGATGAGGTGAAGACATGGACTGAGCAGACACTGGATACAAAACCTGCCATACCAG aTGATGAAAAGAGAGCTCCGCTGTGCACGCTGCTTCACCTGGTGGCAGCAGGTTTGGGGATCATTTGTATCATCTTGTTGTTGGTCGTCGTCATACTCAGCATCCACT TCAGCTCGGCCCTGTCAGAAAACACAAACTTAACAGCTCAGAAGCTGCAGCTGTGGACAGAAATGACGGAGttagggagacagacagaagagcTGACCAGACAGAGAGACGGACTCAACTGGACCATGGAAGTCATCATGGAACATAAAAACTTCCCAGTGGAAGCATACTGCCCACAGAAAG TGTGTAAACCTTGCATGGACGGCTGGGTGCCATTTCAGTCAAAGTGCTATTTCTTTTCAACATCCATATCTTACTACGACTGGAAAAGTTGGCACGAGAGCCGTATAGAATGCAGACGGCTTGGGGGAGATCTTGTCGTGATTGAAAGCCAGGAGGAACAG GAGTTCATCAATAACCACACAATAGACTACAATGATGAAATGCATGGCTACTGGCTGGGCTTGAGTAAGACGGAAGGCACGTGGGCGTGGGTCGACCGAAGCAACTTCACTGTGAC GTACTGGACACCACAACATTCTGAATACTACAAATCTTGTGGTCTGAGTCAGCCAAGAAAGGAACCTCTGGCCAACTGGCTCAAAGTGAGCTGTGAGATGTGGAACCGCTGGATCTGTGAAACAAGAGCTTTGATCAAACCGGATTAG
- the LOC131976711 gene encoding killer cell lectin-like receptor subfamily F member 1, producing the protein MEEEIHYATVVFRNSGDAPKVKKEEPPIHFEAKPKGSSTPVQTSSCQADGEAAARCHFRVLVACSGVLCVLLVASISAIVYISVVLKEQRANHSELTAENQQLIVERNMLEREAKELSRVTENLNWTLGVILKFNTFPVNDYCPDKKCQPCQEGWIQFQEKCYLFYNEKAPWKTWQESRTYCQKTTADLVVIDSLHEQEFISNHTEYYYDNFHGFWLGLLETKDNIWVWVDGRNDTLGYWMMKEQGTPGPCALMIPGRDLTASWDPANCVMRNKFICEIDALIKSN; encoded by the exons ATGGAGGAAGAAATCCATTATGCTACGGTGGTTTTTAGAAATAGTGGGGACGCTCCAAaag tgaaaAAAGAGGAACCACCAATTCATTTTGAAGCAAAACCTAAAGGCTCTTCTACTCCTGTACAGA CTTCCTCATGTCAAGCAGATGGTGAAGCAGCTGCACGCTGTCACTTCCGTGTGTTGGTGGCGTGTTCGGGGGTTCTCTGTGTCCTGCTGGTGGCGAGCATCAGCGCCATCGTCTACA TCAGTGTGGTGTTGAAGGAACAGAGAGCAAACCACAGTGAACTCACAGCCGAGAATCAGCAGCTGATCGTGGAGAGGAACATGTTGGAGCGAGAGGCCAAGGAGCTGAGCAGAGTCACAGAGAACCTTAACTGGACGCTGGGAGTCATCCTGAAGTTTAACACCTTTCCAGTAAACGACTACTGCCCTGACAAAA AGTGTCAGCCTTGTCAGGAAGGCTGGATTCAGTTCCAGGAAAAGTGCTACCTGTTTTACAACGAAAAAGCTCCCTGGAAGACATGGCAAGAGAGCCGAACGTACTGCCAAAAGACAACTGCAGATCTGGTTGTTATTGATAGTCTGCATGAACAG GAATTCATCAGTAATCACACCGAGTACTACTACGACAACTTTCATGGATTCTGGCTCGGGTTACTTGAAACCAAAGACAACATCTGGGTCTGGGTAGACGGACGTAATGACACTCTCGG GTACTGGATGATGAAGGAACAGGGGACCCCTGGTCCCTGTGCCCTGATGATCCCTGGGAGGGATTTGACAGCCAGCTGGGACCCAGCAAACTGTGTGATGCGAAACAAATTCATCTGTGAGATTGATGCGCTTATAAAGTCAAATTAG